The sequence AGCATCGTAGTAATTTTTTAAATTATGAATTACTTTTTTATACGATGATTTCTAATGGTAATACTTCCTCTAAATAGTCAATAATTACCCAAATATGCTCAAAGTTTTTTATTTATTTAATTTGACAAATCTACTAGGCGACTCATCAAAATATTTTTTAAATGTGCTCGAAAAATGTTGTACATGACTAAACCCAAACTTTTCTGCAATTTCCGACATACTCAATTTACCTTTTAACAGTACATTTTTTACACGTTCCATTCTATTCACCATATAAAAATTGTAAATAGTATAGCCAAATACTTCATGAAATAGTTGCTGAATTAATGTTTTGTCAATTCCAGATTTAGATACTAAATCTCCTACATCTGGGCGCTCGTTCAAATTCTCAAGTATACCTTGGCGTATGTTAAATAAAGCAATGAGTTGTTCTTCTGTTACTTTATGATTGTGTGATGTTGTAGAAGTATCCACCTTTTTAATACCATTCAAAAACATATAATATAATTCCTGCATTTTTACAGGCAATATCTTCGTTTTTAAAATGGTTGAATAGTTAATAATTTCTGTAAGGCTCATTTTAAATGCCTTAATATCATTGCGTTCTTCAAAAAAGTGAAAAAAGGATGATCTATTTAAGTAATACTCACTTATTTCTAAATCGTCTATTTCTCTTAGAGTATCTTTAGAATAAAAAATATTGATATGCTTAATCAGTTGCCCTGCCTTAACATTACTATTTATAACTGTATCTTTTGTACAGGTATAAAAACCATTTGATTTAATTTCTTCGTTACTCCCCCTTCAAATATTATTTCAGAATTAAAAAAAGAAGCGATATAATCAAAATATAAAGACGAACTATAATCTACAGTAAATGGAATATCTATTTTGGCTTCTATATTAAAAACCATGAAATAAATACCTGGGTGTATCTTATAAAAAAAGATAAAGCCTACTCCAGTATCACTATCAACATTTAAAAAATTAGGATGAATAAATTCTCCATTAAAAAAATCTTTTAGCCACTGCTTATGCTGATTGTAGTCTTGTATTTTACCTTTTAGCATTCTTATCTCTTTACTAAACTATAAATAATTTAATCTGAACAACTAAAGGTACAATTTTTAAAAGACAAACGCCCCCACATTTATCAAATTCATTGATTTAAAATGTGAGGGCATCATCTATTATTAACTATTATTTTAACGATTGAGCTTCTTCAAGAATATTATATCCCTTCAGCACATCATTCTCTTCATCTTCTAACGACAATAAACCTTGGTTGTTTTTAGCACTTTCTTCTAATTCTAACCAAATATTATAATCCATTCCCGAAAGTATATTTTTAATTTCAAGTTTGTATTTTTTGTAGTTTTTCTCCTTAATAATCAGGTATTTATTTGCATTATGACCATACATTTGCATTGCTTCTAAATTGTTATAGAAACACTCTCCTGCTGCCAATTTCCACTCTAGTTGCTGTGTTCCTGTAATCAAGAATCTTTTACGCATTTTTTGCATTTCTACATCTAGAATTAGATTTTGAAATAGATTTGCATAAGATCGGTCAAAGTTTGTAAATATATACGTTAAGTAATCTGTTTTATCTGCCTGAAAAACAATCTCTTTTGGCGTTTCATAAGCAATAACGGTTTCCTTATTTCTTTTAACTTGAATAGTTACTGTTCCTTTAGATTTTTTGACATAAAATGTATGTACCCCTGCAGGAGCAAAACCTAAATACTGCTTATTGCAATACACTTCTGCCTTTTCTTTTAATAAAGTTACTACTTCAATACTATCAAGAGCTTCCCTTTTATGAAATTTATTGATTAAAAATACATCAATTCCTTTATTCTGATGAACATCTAGTATGTCGTTACTCTTGTAAGAAGTAATTACCAATTCCTCATCTACTGGATTTGGGTTTCCTTTCCAGCACTTTTTATAATATTTCAATAATAAACCTAATCCATAACCATGGTGTAATTCTGGAGCAAAATGAGACCCATCATCAAAATAATTCCATGAATCTATAAATATCATATCTGCATTATGTTCTACAGACTGGCTCATCATATTTCTGAAAGTACTGGTAAGCTTATGGTTATTTGCTTTAACAAAAGAATCTTCTGGTGCGGTTGATTTTGCTAGATTAGATCCTTCGCTCAATTTTGCTTTATCAGTTCTTCTGAACATTTGTACTCCTTGCTGATCAGCAAAAGCACTTTGAATATAAGCTCTACCTCTATTCTTACACACCTTTCTTATTGCAGCAACTCCTTTATTATAAGATTGGATTCCTTTTAAAGTATACACTGCCGGAAAGTAATCAAGTATTAGATTTGATAAATGATTATTGGCTAATGCACTACTTTGATATACAAATGCTAAATCTTCTGGCATGCCTTCTTTTAAGTAAGTATATTGTTCTGCCACCCTTTTCATTAGATCTGGATTGTTAACAAAGTCTCTTGAGTAATTTTTAGTTAATCCCTCATCAATAACTTTTTGCGTTCCTTTTGTAAACACAATAATTTTGTCGTTCCCTGTTCTTAACCATTTATCTGAAAGATCTGCCGAAGTAATAATTTCTTTTAAACTATTCTTTGTTTTCAATAAAAGCTCATCTGATGAAACAGATGCTTTTCTATCCATTACTAAAGTGAGAGAAAATTTAAAGTCTATATCTCTTTCTTCTGCAACTTTAATATATGTAGTAATTATTTTCTTGAATCTACGGATATAGAAATCATTATTTAATGGTCTAAATTCAAATTTAAAACCATCAATCCCCATTAGTTTTGCTGCTTTCATTTCGTAAGCAAAAGCATCTTCTGTTTCCATAGGGTTACTCATAACAGACACTTGAGGAACTGCTGTTCTGTACTTCCCATTTAGCTCATCTACATCTGTTCCAAATGTAGTTTCGTAACGCATTCCTTTTAAATACGCAAGATCGCCGCTATAATTAAAATAAGGATGAGCTAATGCCAAAACAACTTTTTTAGGAAAGAATTGCTTACCAGTAACTTCTACATCGTTTTGTGCAGTTACTGGTAGCATTAAAATAAAATAAATAGTTGCTGTGGTAGATAGTAGTTTAAAAATGTTCATAGTCAAATAATAAGTAAGTGATAATTAAAATAGTAAATTCTCTAATTCAATTATCTTTAAAAAAATTGACAATAAACACTCTCAGTACCCTTTTAAGACAGTTATGAACTCACAGAAACGTATAATTTACCTACAGAATATGTTTAAGGCTCTACCCATTATTTAAATTTCTATCACCTGAATAAAGAATAATACGACTTGTAAGAAGATAATCTTATAAAAAGATATAGACGGATAATCTATATCCAAAAAACTAATTCTACCTTTAAGGTAATAACAAAGTTGTATTCTCTTTTGAGGAAAATGACTATATTATTATAACCAACTATTAATTTTTATACTGATGAGTAGACACTGTATTTTATTATCAACTATTTTTTTAATTGTATCAAGTTTAACGGTAAATGCACAAACAGAAATTGAGCTACCATATACAACACCAGATCACATTACTTGGAAAGGTGAAGAGCGTGCTTTCTTTTATAAAGATTGGCAAACTGATGTGATTACAAATATATCTACTCCATCCATAGAGGTATATCAACCTAAAAAACCTAACGGAACTGCTGTTATTATTGCTCCCGGTGGCGGACTTATGGCTAATAGTATAGAATCTGAGGGTAGATTAGTTGCCAAGTGGTTGAACGAAAAAGGTATTACTGCATTTGTTTTAAAATATAGATTAGTACCAACAAATAAAGAATCTGTGGAAGAAGTTGATCAATATGCAAAAAAAGATCCTGTTCTATTTTCTGAGCTTCTTAATCAAGTCCTCCCATATTCAATCCGAGACGCCTTTCAAGCTATTCTTTATGTAAGAGAAAATGCTGCACAATTAAAAGTTGATCCAAGTAAAATTGGTTTTATGGGTTTTTCTGCTGGTGGAGCTGTTGCAATGGGAACAAGTTATTATTATAATAAAGAGAATAGACCAGATTTTGTGGTAAATGTGTATCCTTGGACAGAGGTAATGCCATTAAGATTTCCTCGTGAAGATGTACCACCTATGCTTGTTGTTTGTGCACAAAACGACCCTTTAAATTTAGCAATGGGTGCCAATAATTTATACAATAGCTGGGTAAATAACGGGCATAAAGCTGCTTTAATTATGTTTAGTAAGGGTGGACACGGATTTGGTATGAGAAAATCTGGACTAGCTTCTGATAATTGGATTAGTCAATTTTATGCTTGGGCAATTGATGAGAGCTTTATTATTACAAAATAAATTTATTGGGCTAGTCGTTTATAAATGGCTCTAAAAACCCAATAAGTTGTTTCCCTCCATCCGACCAACGTATACCATGTCCGGATGCTATTCTAATTTCGTATACATGGCCATGTTTATAATGAAAAAACACATTCCACCATGTTTTTGTATCTAACATCATTTTTATGAGACTTCTTACGTGTGTCTCTTTTTGGGAGGGGGAACCCTTTACCTCTCCCCAGAAATTATCTTCGTGTCTGCCCGCATGTTTTTCCCACGCACGTGTGGCGGTACTTATTTGCTCATTATAGGGCAATAAACTACTGTTTAAAACAGTCGCTTTAAGTGGTGGTATTCCTTTTTCATCTGTACAACTTGCAGACGTACAACGTTGTCCTAAAATGATTAATAAGTATTGGAAAGGAGATTTCATTAAAGCTATTGCCCATGCTTCTTCTGAATTCTTTACTTTAGTAAGAGGGTAATTTTTTATAATTTCTGATAAAACCTGATCTAAAGGTAGCGTAACTTCTTCGCTAAAATAGGGTACTCTTAAAGAACTATTGCTCTGTGTTATTAGTAGTTGTAACTGATTAATAAAATTATTCCAATGTTCATCTTGTAAAAAATGAACGTATTTTTCTTGCCATTCTTTTGTAAGATAGTTTCTACATTTTAAAGTTGGTAAGTCTATCATAGTCTTTAAATAGCTGATAAAAGAGTGCCATTCATCAAATGGTATTTCTATACTTCTACCTTTCTAATTATCCCCTAAAGTAATTTCTATTAAATCTAAAGCCATTTGTTTTGGATCTTCTTTAGATAAATCTCTTAATTTCAATTCTCCTCTAAAATAATCTCCGCCATCTTCTAAAAAACCTTGTCCTTTTGGTGTAAAAACAGGGAAATTATCAGGTGTAGAAACTTCATATCTACCATTTTCTGCAATAGTAAAAGTAGTTGTTACCTGAAAATAAAATGCTTGAGTACGACCGTACATATTCTTTAATGCATTTGTAATATTTGTAAGTTGCTCATTTAGAACATACTCTTTCAATTCTTGCTTTGTCATAATTGTTACTTTTTTATAAAGGTACATCAAAGACCTTTTTAGAGCAAAAAATGTATCTTTGCCAAAAATAAAAATAGTACATATGAATCAACATTTTAAAGATATCATTTTAGAATCTACAGCTTCTTCCTCTTTAAAAGAAGTAGAAGTTATCCAAAGTTTATGGAGTGGTTATGGTAGTATTATTCGCTATAGTTTAAAAGGTGGTTCTTATAAAAGTGTTGTGGTAAAACATGTACAATATCCTGATACTACTAAGCACCCACGTGGATGGAATACGAATTTATCTCATGAAAGAAAACTAAAATCGTATAACGTAGAAACGGCTTGGTACAAAGAATTTAGTCAACTATGTGATACTTCTTGTAGGATTCCTAAGTGTTTTGCTTTAGAAACGCATAAGGATGAGGTTCTTATTGTACTCGAAGATTTAGATAGCAGTGGTTTTCCTGAGAGACTTCATCAGGTTGGTTGGGATGAAATTACTTGTTGCTTAGAGTGGTTGGCAAATTTCCATGCTTCGTTTATGGGTAAAAAGCCATCAAATTTATGGGAAATTGGCACCTACTGGCACTTATCTACTCGCCCAGACGAACTGATTGCATTAGAAGATAAACCTCTTAAAAAGATAGCTCAAAAGTTAGACGATGCATTAAACAATGCAAAATACCTGACACTTGTTCATGGAGATGCTAAATTGGCTAATTTCTGTTTTTCTACTGATGGAAAAAAAGTAGCTGCCGTAGATTTTCAATATGTCGGAGGAGGATGCGGCATG is a genomic window of Flammeovirga pectinis containing:
- a CDS encoding glycoside hydrolase family 71/99 protein, producing the protein MNIFKLLSTTATIYFILMLPVTAQNDVEVTGKQFFPKKVVLALAHPYFNYSGDLAYLKGMRYETTFGTDVDELNGKYRTAVPQVSVMSNPMETEDAFAYEMKAAKLMGIDGFKFEFRPLNNDFYIRRFKKIITTYIKVAEERDIDFKFSLTLVMDRKASVSSDELLLKTKNSLKEIITSADLSDKWLRTGNDKIIVFTKGTQKVIDEGLTKNYSRDFVNNPDLMKRVAEQYTYLKEGMPEDLAFVYQSSALANNHLSNLILDYFPAVYTLKGIQSYNKGVAAIRKVCKNRGRAYIQSAFADQQGVQMFRRTDKAKLSEGSNLAKSTAPEDSFVKANNHKLTSTFRNMMSQSVEHNADMIFIDSWNYFDDGSHFAPELHHGYGLGLLLKYYKKCWKGNPNPVDEELVITSYKSNDILDVHQNKGIDVFLINKFHKREALDSIEVVTLLKEKAEVYCNKQYLGFAPAGVHTFYVKKSKGTVTIQVKRNKETVIAYETPKEIVFQADKTDYLTYIFTNFDRSYANLFQNLILDVEMQKMRKRFLITGTQQLEWKLAAGECFYNNLEAMQMYGHNANKYLIIKEKNYKKYKLEIKNILSGMDYNIWLELEESAKNNQGLLSLEDEENDVLKGYNILEEAQSLK
- a CDS encoding oxidoreductase family protein — its product is MNQHFKDIILESTASSSLKEVEVIQSLWSGYGSIIRYSLKGGSYKSVVVKHVQYPDTTKHPRGWNTNLSHERKLKSYNVETAWYKEFSQLCDTSCRIPKCFALETHKDEVLIVLEDLDSSGFPERLHQVGWDEITCCLEWLANFHASFMGKKPSNLWEIGTYWHLSTRPDELIALEDKPLKKIAQKLDDALNNAKYLTLVHGDAKLANFCFSTDGKKVAAVDFQYVGGGCGMKDVVYFIGSCLNEEECEHYEDKLLTIYFDALKEGLKKHNPTVDFLEIEKEWRALFPIAWTDFHRFLKGWSPGHWKINSYSEKMAQSVIKSV
- a CDS encoding helix-turn-helix transcriptional regulator; amino-acid sequence: MSLTEIINYSTILKTKILPVKMQELYYMFLNGIKKVDTSTTSHNHKVTEEQLIALFNIRQGILENLNERPDVGDLVSKSGIDKTLIQQLFHEVFGYTIYNFYMVNRMERVKNVLLKGKLSMSEIAEKFGFSHVQHFSSTFKKYFDESPSRFVKLNK
- a CDS encoding alpha/beta hydrolase codes for the protein MSRHCILLSTIFLIVSSLTVNAQTEIELPYTTPDHITWKGEERAFFYKDWQTDVITNISTPSIEVYQPKKPNGTAVIIAPGGGLMANSIESEGRLVAKWLNEKGITAFVLKYRLVPTNKESVEEVDQYAKKDPVLFSELLNQVLPYSIRDAFQAILYVRENAAQLKVDPSKIGFMGFSAGGAVAMGTSYYYNKENRPDFVVNVYPWTEVMPLRFPREDVPPMLVVCAQNDPLNLAMGANNLYNSWVNNGHKAALIMFSKGGHGFGMRKSGLASDNWISQFYAWAIDESFIITK